In Pseudomonas sp. Q1-7, the genomic window CGCTGATCGAACGTGCCCGCCAGGCGCGCCTGCACGTGATGGTCGCCGCCATCGAGTCCGAAAACGCCGCCTCCATCCGCCTCCACGAACGCCTCGGCTTCATCACCACCGGCCAGATGCCGCAAGTGGGCCGCAAGTTCGGCCGCTGGCTCGACCTGACCTTCATGCAGTTGATGCTGGAGTAACCCGCTGCCAGTCACGTTGGGCCTCGCTGCGCGAGGCGCCAACCTACACGTACGGAGCCCAACGATACGGGGCTCAACGCAACTGACTGTCCTTGCTGCCCCTCCGGTTGTACCCGGAATAGGCGGCGTTTTCCTTGTCGTGCTCGGCCTGACAGTTGACGCACAGGTGCACGCCGGGGACGGCCTTGCGGCGGGCTTCGGGGATGGGGGCGTCGCACTCCTCGCAGTGGCTCAGGCTCTCGCCCTTCGGCAACTGGCTGCGCGCACGCTGGATGGCGTCTTCGATGGTGCTGTCGATCTGTTCCTGGACGGCGCCGTCGCCGGCCCAACCGCTTGCCATGCTGACCTCCTGCTCGGTTCGAGGCTCATGGAACCGATTTGGGGTGATGGTCGGCGCTTTTGCAAGGGTGGGGGTCGGCGAGCGACAAGCGGAGGTCGCGCACGCGCCGAGGCGCTACTCCTTCACGTCCATGAACTCCTCGGCCCAGATGATGTAGTCCTCGGGCAGGGTGTACTTGTGGGTCAGCTCGGTAGCGGTGAGCTCGGTGCCGGTCGCGATCTGGCGCTGCTCACGCAGGCAATCGTAGGTGGCCTTGATGGCAGCGAAGTAGGCGGCGTGGCCGTTGACCACGATGCGCACACCAAGGCGCGCCAGGCGTTCGTTGTCGCGCAGCTTGGGGTTGCCGTAGGTGACCAGCATCAGGGGCACGCTGAGGTGTTCGGCGATCTGCTCGAGGTGCTCGAAGTCGGCCACGCCGACCATGCAGATACCGTCGGCGCCGGCGGCCTGGTAGGCCTTGGTACGCTTGATCACTTCCTCGGTGCCGATCACGCCGGCGTGGGTGCGGGCGATGATCGCCAGGTCCGGGTCGACGCGCGCTTCCAGGGCTGCGCGGATCTTGCCCACCCCCTCTTCCACCGGGATCAGGTCGGTGGACTTGCGGCCGAACTGGGCCGGCAGCAGGGTGTCCTCGATGGTCAGCGCGGCGATGCCGGCGCGCTCAAGCTCCACCACCGTGCGCATCACGTTGAGGGCGTTGCCATAGCCGTGGTCGGCGTCGGCGATCACCGGCAGGCGCGAAACGCGGCCGATGCGGGTGGCCTGCTCGACGAATTCGCTCAGGGTGATCAGGGCGAAGTCAGGTGCGGCCAGCACCTGCAGGGAGGCCACCGAACCGCCGAGGATGCCGACTTCGAAGCCGAGGTCGGCAGCGATTCGGGCAGACATGGGGTCGAACACCGAGGCGGTGTGGAAGCAGGAATCAGAATCCAGCAGCGCACGGAACGCCGTGCGCAACTCGTGATGAGAAGCTCTACGCATAGGGGCACCAGAAGTTCAGAGGGAGTCAGGATCGAGCCGGCTCCATAACTCTGGCGCCGGCGCCCCCGTTTTTCCATTGTCAGACTGCGGCCATTCTACCGGATCAGTCTTTCAGTCCGCTTAAACCCCCTGCGCCTTGTCCTGCCCTTCGTCGGCCGCCACACTGGCGCCCCGCTTTGCCGAGACCTCCACGTGCTGGCACTCACCGCCTACCTGGGCCTGTTCCTCTCTGCCTTTGGCGCCGCCACCCTGCTGCCCCTGCAGTCCGAAGCGGTGCTGGTGGGGCTGCTGCTGGCGAAGACGCATCCCGCCTGGACACTGGTGGCGGTGGCGACCTTTGGCAACGTGCTGGGCTCGCTGGTGAACTGGTGGCTGGGCCGCTACGTGGAACACTTTCGCGAGCGCCGCTGGTTTCCGCTGAAGCCGGTACAACTGGAGAAGGCGCAGGCGTTCTACCACCGTTACGGGCGCTGGTCGCTGCTGCTGGCCTGGATGCCGCTGATCGGCGATCCGCTGACGCTGGTGGCGGGGGTGATGCGCGAGTCCTTCTGGGTGTTCCTGGCCCTGGTGACCCTGGCCAAGGCGGGGCGTTACCTGGTGCTCGCAGGCCTGACCCTGGGCTGGATGGGGTACTCCTAGGCTGGTGCGGGCCACGTTGGTCCGAGCGCAGCGAGGCGCAACGTAGTCGGGGCATGGCTGCACAGCATTGGGCCTCGTTCCTCCGCCCAACCTACGGCATCGCACGCGAGGCCCAACGTGCAACGTCTCCGTGAGAGGCCGGCCATTGTGTTTCGGAATACTGCCCCACGCGCCATCCGCCGATAGAGTGCCTACGCTTTCCGGGTCGATTTCCGGAGGCCATCGCCATGAAAAAGTTCGCCCTTTTCGTTGCCTTCTTCACCCTGGTGCTCGGCACCACCGCCGCCGTCGCCCACCACGGTTGGAGTTCCTACGACGCGGACACGCCCCTGACCATCGAGACACCGGTCAAGACGCTCTCCTACCGCAACCCGCACGCCCATCTCACCATCGATTACCAAGGCCGCGAGTGGCACGTGGTGCTGGCCCCGCTTAGCCGCATGGAGTCACGCGGGCTGCCGGAGAAGGACCTGGCGCCGGGCAGGACGGTGACCGTGGTCGGCTACCCGCGCAAGGACGGCACGGCGGAAATCCGCGCCGAACGGCTCATCGTCGACGGCAGGACGGTGGAGCTGCGCTGAGGCGCGCCGATGGAGTTCCTCCTGCCCTGGGCCGAACGCCTGGAAGCCTCGACCTTCGGCGCGCTGATGCGCAACTCCGAGCTGTTCTACCCGGCGGCCAACCTACTGCACCTTGTGGGACTGGTGACGCTGCTGGGCGCCATGGGGCTGCTCGACCTGCGCCTGCTGGGTTTGGCCCGCGAGGTCCCGCCTGAAGTGGCGTCGCGGCGCCTGACCCCCTTCGCCATCGCCGGCCTGCTGCTTCTGCTGTCCACCGGTTTCTGCCTGTTCGCCGCCGATGCCACACCGCTGCTGGGCAACTGGCTGCTGCAGACGAAACTGCTGCTGGTGGGTCTGGGGATCATCAATGCGCTGCTGTTCCGCGCCCTGTGGAATGGCCGGCTGGCCGACTGGGACCGCCGGCCGCCGCTGCTGGGACGGCTACAGGCGGCCTTGTCGATCCTGATCTGGTGCGGCGTGATGGCGGCGGGCAGGCTGCTGGCCTACGTCTGAACACCCGCCAGCGCGACGAATTGCGCTGACCGGCCGCGCCCGCTCGCGTACACTGCGCGGCCGTTTTTTCCCCGGAACACCCGCGACATGAGCAACATCCTCCCCGCCCAGGCCCTGGGCATCGACTTCGGAACCTCCAACTCCACCGTCGGCTGGTGGCGCCCGGACGTGGAGCCGCTGATCGCCTTGGAGGAGGACAAGATCACCCTGCCCTCGGTGGTGTTCTTCAACACCGAGGAGCGCCGTCCGGCTTATGGCCGCCTCGCCCTGCACGAATACCTGGAAGGCTACGAAGGCCGCCTGATGCGCTCGCTGAAGAGCCTGCTGGGCTCGCCCCTGCTGAAGAGCGAGACCACGGTGCTGGGCAGCGCCCTGCCCTTCAAGGACCTGCTGGGCCTGTTCATCGGCCAGCTCAAGCAGCGTGCGGAAGCGGCCGCCGACCGAGCGTTCGAGCAGGTGGTGCTGGGCCGACCGGTGTTCTTCGTGGACGACGACGCCGAAGCCGACCAGGAAGCCCAGAACACCCTGGTGGCGGTGGCGCGGAAGCTCGGCTTCAAGGACGTGTCCTTCCAGTACGAGCCCATCGCCGCGGCCTTCGACTACGAGCGCGGCATCCAGCGCGAAGAGCTGGTGCTGATCGTCGACATCGGCGGCGGTACCTCGGACTTTTCCCTGGTGCGCCTGTCGCCGGAGCGCCGCCAGGTGGCCGAGCGCCAGGACGATATCCTCGCCACCGGCGGCGTGCACATCGGCGGTACCGACTTCGACAAGCAGCTCTCGCTGGCCGGCGTGATGCCGCTGTTCGGCTACGGCAGCCGAATGAAGAGCGACGCGCTGATGCCCACCAGCTTCCACCTGAATCTGGCCACCTGGCACACCATCAACGCCGTCTACGCGCAAAAGTCGCAACTGGCGCTGAAGAACATGCGCTACGACATCGTCGACGCCACCGGCATCGACCGCCTGTTCAGCCTGATCGAGCAGCGCGCCGGCCACTGGCTGGCGATGCAGGTGGAAGAGAGCAAGATCGAATTGACCGAGGCACAGAGCCGCCACATCGACCTCGCCCGCATCGAGCCGGGCCTCGCGGTCGAGCTGACCCGTCCGCTGTTCGAGGGCGCCATCGACGACCTGCTGGTGCGTATCCGCGCCAGCGTCGCCGCCCTGCTGGCCCAGGCCGGTGTCAGCGCGGACCAGGTGGATACGCTGTTCTTCACCGGCGGCTCCAGCGGCATCCCGGCGCTGCGCCAGAGCGTCGCGGCCATGCTGCCCAATGCCCGCCCGGTGGAGGGCAACCTGTTCGGCAGCATCGGCAGCGGCCTGGCCATCGAAGCGAAGAAGCGCTACGGCTGACCGTTCATCGGCAAATCGGCGCGATGAAAGCAGGCGCACCGGACGAGCGGGCTAGGCTCAAACCCATCGCGGGGCCTGCCCGCGCCAGATAAGGACGTTCCGCCATGAGCAAGCAAGCGCTGATGCTGGCCTGCGCCCTGGCCACAGTGGTCGGCTGCGCCAGCAAGATGGAAAACCCCACCGACTACTACACCTACCGCAACGAGCCGCTGGTCAAGCAGGTGGAAGAAGGCATGACCGAGCAGCAGGTGCGCACCCTCGGCGGCCCGCCGTCCTCGGCCACTCGGCGCAAGGTCAATGCGGGCATCTGCAACGACTACATCCTCAACCAGGACGGTCACCAGCAGGCCTACCACGTCAGCTTCGACGGCAGCGGCCGGGTGGAGGAAAAAGGCTTCATGACCTGCACCCAACGGGAACAGCTCGACCGCGAGAAAGCGCAGAAGAAGGTCGAGCACGGCGGGGGTTATTGAGCGGGCTGGCGGAGCGCCCTCCGGCGGTCGCCATCATGGCCCCGCAGACCTGTGTGCAGGCCACGCCAGCCGCGGCTTGCATGTCCATCGCCGGGCATTTCGCCAGTTGCTGGCGCTATGCCGTCCATCGCCTGCTTGACCTTGCGGCGTCCGGCGGCGAACTCTGCCGGGTTTTCGATGTTCCAAGCGCAGTGTTTCAACTGCGTGAACCTCGAGGACCCATGATGTACAAGCAAGCGCTTGTCATGGCTTGTGCCCTGGCATCGGTGGCGGGCTGCGCCAGCAAGATCGAAAACCCCACCGACTACATCACCTTCCGCAACCAGCCCCTGGTGAAGTCCGTCGAACCCGGCATGAGCCGGCAGCAGGTGCTGATCATCGGCGGTCGCCCTTCGTCCATCATCCAGCGCAGCGTGCACCCGGGCTCCTGCAACAACTACATCCTCAATGAGAAAGGCCACCAGCAGCCTTATCACATCAGCTTCGACAGCACCGGACGGGTGCGTCACAAGGGCTTCATGACCTGCGGCCAGCGCGAGCTGGTAGAGCGCGACCAGCTCTGAGCCCCGGGGCTCGCCCGTCTTCCCGGGCGGCGGCCATTAGCGCCAGGACGTTGATTTCAAAAGGTTTTCAGGATCATCAATGGCGTTGATGTTTTCTATGCCGACTGATCACTTCTTAATCATCCCCCCATCCGTAAGATTGGCTCCGACCCCAGTTTCCAGCCCCTCACGAGGAGCCCACGATCATGAAAGCCCAAGCCTTTGCCGCCCTTTTCATCGCTGCCCTGAGCACCAGCGTCTTCGCCCTGCCGTCCGACTCCCAGCCGGTGCTGGGCGAGTCGAAGGAAGGCACCACCCTCCAGGTCATCGAGCCGGTCGCCGTTGAAGGTGGCTTCATGGTTCTGGATCGCGTGGCCGAAGGTGGCTCCGACCGCACCCAGGGCATCCGCGTTGCCGAAGGTGGCTCCGACCGCACCCCGGGCATCCGCATCGCCGAGGGCGGTTCCGACCGCACCCAGGGCATCCGTGTAGCCGAAGGTGGTTCCGATCGTCTGCTGCAGGCCCAGCGCGTCAGCTGATCACAGCGCGTTGCAAACCCTCACAGCCCGGCGGATGCCGGGCTTTCTGTTGGTGCTTCGAGATTTCCGGGGGAGTGAACTCATACCGGACAGGCGCGGTTCGACGCCCATGGACCCCTTTGTTAGAGTGCGTCGCACATTCGCCAACGACCGCCTTGCCATGACTCCACGCTCGGAACAGAAGCAACAGACCCGCCATGCCCTGATGGAGGGCGCGCGCCTCCTGATGGATGGCGGGCGCGGCTTCGGCAGCCTGAGCCTGCGGGAGGTGGCGCGCCACGCCGGCATAGTGCCCACCGGTTTCTATCGCCACTTCCAGAACATGGACGAACTCGGCCTGGCCCTGGTGGAGGAAGTGGGCGAAACCTTCCGCGCCACCATTCGCGTGGTGCGCCACAACGAATTCGAGTTGGGCGGCATCATCGAGGCCTCGGTGCGCATCTTCCTCGACGCGGTGGCCGCGAACCGGGGCCAGTTTCTCTTTCTCGCCCGCGAGCAGTACGGCGGTTCCCAGCCGGTGCGCCAAGCCATCGGCGCCCTGCGCCAGCGCATCACTGACGACCTGGCCGCCGACCTCAAGCTGATCAACCGCATGCCGCAACTGGACGACGACGGCCTCGACCTGGTGGCCGACCTGGTGGTGAAAACGGTATTCGCCACGCTGCCCGAGCTGATCGACCCGCCGGCGGACAACCTGCCGCCGCACCTGCTGCCGGCCGCCAAGATCACCCAGCAGTTGCGCTTCATCATGATCGGCGGCAAGCACTGGCTCGGCCCCGGCAAGCCGAAAAGCTGAACGGGCCACATCCCGCTCGACTTCCCTCTCGCGTCAGCGTCACGTCTTTGTCATAGTCCCCGCGTTTGATTCGGCACGCCCGTCCACGTCTTACGGATAAGAACAACATGAAGCGCTTCGCCCGATTCTGTCTCGCTCCGCTGTTCCTCATCGCCGTCGTTCTGCTGGCCCTGGCCCTGACCAGCCGCCCGGCGGAACGGCCCAAGGTGCTCGCCGGTTTCGGCGACCAGCCCCTGGTGATTGCGCATCGCGGCGGTCGCGGCCTCTGGCCGGAAAACACCCTGTTCGCCTTCGAGCGCTCCGCCGCCCTCAAGGTGGACATGCTGGAAATGGACCTGCGCCCCACCCGCGACGGCCAACTGGTGGTGCTGCACGACGCGCGGGTGGACCGCACCACCAATGGCGACGGCGAGGTCGCCGGGCTGACCCTGGCCGAAGTGCAGGCCCTGGACGCCGGCTATCGCTGGAGCGCCGACGGCGGCGAGAGCTTTCCCTATCGCGGCCAGGGCATCCGCATCCCGACCTTCGCCGAGGTGCTGGAGCGTCTCCCCGACTACCCCAAGGTGGTGGAGATCAAGGTGCCGGACGTCGGCATGGAAGAACAACTCTGCGCCCTGCTGGACGAGCACGATCAGCGCGAGCGGGTGCTGGTGGGCAGCTTCTACGAACGCAGCCTGAACCGCTTCCGCGAAGTCTGCCCGGGGGTCGCCACCTCGGCCGGTCCCACCTCGGTACGCCTTCTGGTGGCGCTGAACTGGATCGGCCTGGGCAGCCTGGTCAGCCCGTCCTACCAGGCCCTGCAGATTCCCGAGCGCAGCGGCGGCCTGCAGGTGGCCAGCGATAGCCTGATGCAGACCGCGCTACGGCGCGGCCTGGCGGTGCAGATGTGGACCATCAACGAGCAACCGGCCATGCGCCACCTGCTGGAGATGGGCGCCAATGGCCTGATTACCGACTACCCGGACCGCGCCCTGCAGTTGCTCGGACGCTCCACGCGCATCACTTCGCTGAACGATCAATAGCGAAACCGGCCCAGGTCTGGCTCACCGGCATCAGTTCGAGGCTGTTGATGTTGATGTGGGCCGGCTGGTTCATGATCCAGAAGATGGTCTCGGCGATGTCTTCGGGCTGGATCGCCTCGGCGCCGGCATAGGTGGCGTCGTACTTGGCCTGGTCGCCGCCGAAGCGCACCAGGGAGAACTCGCTCTCGCACAACCCCGGCTCGAGGTTGGTGACGCGCACGCCGGTGCCGACCAGGTCGTTGCGCAGGCTCAGCGAGAACTGGCCGACGAAGGCCTTGCTGGCGCCGTACACATGGCTGCCCGGATAGGGCCAGTTGCCCGCCACCGACCCCAGGTTGACGATGCTCGCACCACGGCCGTGGGCGATCAGGCGCGGCAGCAGCAGGCGGGTGCTGTACATCAGGCCCTTGATGTTGGTGTCGACCATGGTGTCCCAGTCGTCCAGGTCGCACTTGGGCGCCGGATCGGCCCCCAGGGCCAGGCCGGCGTTGTTGATCAGGCCGCGAATCTTCCCGAACTTCTCCGGCAGGCCGGCGATGGCGGCCTCCATGGCTTTGCGGTCGCGCACGTCGAGCTCCAGGGTGTGCACGTCGGTCAGCGCGGAAAGTTCATCCTTGAGCGCCTGCAGGCGCGCGGCGCGGCGGCCGGTCAGCACCAGCGACCAGCCGGCCTGGGCGAAGCGCCGGGCGCAGGCCTCGCCGAATCCCGAGGTGGCGCCGGTGATGAAAACGGTAGAAGTCATGCTGTTCTCCTTGCTCTGGGGCACAGGCCCGTTGCGTCTAGACCGGCATAGGTTACGCGATCCACGGGGCCAAACTCCTGGCGAAAAAAGCACCATCCCCCTGTACCCCCCGCCGCGACTGCTCCACAGCCGTTATTCCCAAGCTTATCCACAGCTTTTCGCACAACGGACGGGGACAACTCCACGGCTATCGCCAGCGGTCGACCGGTTTATGTAACCCACTGTTTTCGTGGGATAAACGTCATTTGATCATTCCTTGACCGGCACTCATCGGCCGGCACACGACGGGGCCTGGCGGCAAGTGCCACCACGTT contains:
- a CDS encoding DksA/TraR family C4-type zinc finger protein, giving the protein MASGWAGDGAVQEQIDSTIEDAIQRARSQLPKGESLSHCEECDAPIPEARRKAVPGVHLCVNCQAEHDKENAAYSGYNRRGSKDSQLR
- a CDS encoding isocitrate lyase/PEP mutase family protein, giving the protein MRRASHHELRTAFRALLDSDSCFHTASVFDPMSARIAADLGFEVGILGGSVASLQVLAAPDFALITLSEFVEQATRIGRVSRLPVIADADHGYGNALNVMRTVVELERAGIAALTIEDTLLPAQFGRKSTDLIPVEEGVGKIRAALEARVDPDLAIIARTHAGVIGTEEVIKRTKAYQAAGADGICMVGVADFEHLEQIAEHLSVPLMLVTYGNPKLRDNERLARLGVRIVVNGHAAYFAAIKATYDCLREQRQIATGTELTATELTHKYTLPEDYIIWAEEFMDVKE
- a CDS encoding YqaA family protein, which gives rise to MLALTAYLGLFLSAFGAATLLPLQSEAVLVGLLLAKTHPAWTLVAVATFGNVLGSLVNWWLGRYVEHFRERRWFPLKPVQLEKAQAFYHRYGRWSLLLAWMPLIGDPLTLVAGVMRESFWVFLALVTLAKAGRYLVLAGLTLGWMGYS
- a CDS encoding DUF6152 family protein, yielding MKKFALFVAFFTLVLGTTAAVAHHGWSSYDADTPLTIETPVKTLSYRNPHAHLTIDYQGREWHVVLAPLSRMESRGLPEKDLAPGRTVTVVGYPRKDGTAEIRAERLIVDGRTVELR
- a CDS encoding DUF6644 family protein, with amino-acid sequence MEFLLPWAERLEASTFGALMRNSELFYPAANLLHLVGLVTLLGAMGLLDLRLLGLAREVPPEVASRRLTPFAIAGLLLLLSTGFCLFAADATPLLGNWLLQTKLLLVGLGIINALLFRALWNGRLADWDRRPPLLGRLQAALSILIWCGVMAAGRLLAYV
- a CDS encoding Hsp70 family protein translates to MSNILPAQALGIDFGTSNSTVGWWRPDVEPLIALEEDKITLPSVVFFNTEERRPAYGRLALHEYLEGYEGRLMRSLKSLLGSPLLKSETTVLGSALPFKDLLGLFIGQLKQRAEAAADRAFEQVVLGRPVFFVDDDAEADQEAQNTLVAVARKLGFKDVSFQYEPIAAAFDYERGIQREELVLIVDIGGGTSDFSLVRLSPERRQVAERQDDILATGGVHIGGTDFDKQLSLAGVMPLFGYGSRMKSDALMPTSFHLNLATWHTINAVYAQKSQLALKNMRYDIVDATGIDRLFSLIEQRAGHWLAMQVEESKIELTEAQSRHIDLARIEPGLAVELTRPLFEGAIDDLLVRIRASVAALLAQAGVSADQVDTLFFTGGSSGIPALRQSVAAMLPNARPVEGNLFGSIGSGLAIEAKKRYG
- the osmE gene encoding osmotically-inducible lipoprotein OsmE, translated to MSKQALMLACALATVVGCASKMENPTDYYTYRNEPLVKQVEEGMTEQQVRTLGGPPSSATRRKVNAGICNDYILNQDGHQQAYHVSFDGSGRVEEKGFMTCTQREQLDREKAQKKVEHGGGY
- the osmE gene encoding osmotically-inducible lipoprotein OsmE; the protein is MYKQALVMACALASVAGCASKIENPTDYITFRNQPLVKSVEPGMSRQQVLIIGGRPSSIIQRSVHPGSCNNYILNEKGHQQPYHISFDSTGRVRHKGFMTCGQRELVERDQL
- a CDS encoding TetR family transcriptional regulator, which encodes MTPRSEQKQQTRHALMEGARLLMDGGRGFGSLSLREVARHAGIVPTGFYRHFQNMDELGLALVEEVGETFRATIRVVRHNEFELGGIIEASVRIFLDAVAANRGQFLFLAREQYGGSQPVRQAIGALRQRITDDLAADLKLINRMPQLDDDGLDLVADLVVKTVFATLPELIDPPADNLPPHLLPAAKITQQLRFIMIGGKHWLGPGKPKS
- a CDS encoding glycerophosphodiester phosphodiesterase — protein: MKRFARFCLAPLFLIAVVLLALALTSRPAERPKVLAGFGDQPLVIAHRGGRGLWPENTLFAFERSAALKVDMLEMDLRPTRDGQLVVLHDARVDRTTNGDGEVAGLTLAEVQALDAGYRWSADGGESFPYRGQGIRIPTFAEVLERLPDYPKVVEIKVPDVGMEEQLCALLDEHDQRERVLVGSFYERSLNRFREVCPGVATSAGPTSVRLLVALNWIGLGSLVSPSYQALQIPERSGGLQVASDSLMQTALRRGLAVQMWTINEQPAMRHLLEMGANGLITDYPDRALQLLGRSTRITSLNDQ
- a CDS encoding SDR family oxidoreductase, with product MTSTVFITGATSGFGEACARRFAQAGWSLVLTGRRAARLQALKDELSALTDVHTLELDVRDRKAMEAAIAGLPEKFGKIRGLINNAGLALGADPAPKCDLDDWDTMVDTNIKGLMYSTRLLLPRLIAHGRGASIVNLGSVAGNWPYPGSHVYGASKAFVGQFSLSLRNDLVGTGVRVTNLEPGLCESEFSLVRFGGDQAKYDATYAGAEAIQPEDIAETIFWIMNQPAHININSLELMPVSQTWAGFAIDRSAK